The proteins below are encoded in one region of Saccopteryx leptura isolate mSacLep1 chromosome 1, mSacLep1_pri_phased_curated, whole genome shotgun sequence:
- the MTRR gene encoding methionine synthase reductase isoform X1, with the protein MSRFLLLYATQKGQAKAIAEEICEKAVTHGFSADLHCISESKKYDLKTETAPLVMVVSTTGTGDPPDTARKFVKEIKDKTLPVDFLAHLRYGLLGLGDSEYTYFCNGGKVIDKRLQELGAQHFYDTGHADDCVGLELVVEPWIDGLWAALTKHFTSSRGREMSGTHTTVSAASRAMDPMNLELVHIESQVELLRLDDSGGKDFEVLKQNAMNGVQSSALIADFESSLTHSKPPLSQASLNIPSLPPEYLEVQLHESLGQEESQVPMTSVGPIFQVPISKAVQLTTNDAIKTTLLVELDISKTDYSYQPGDAFNVICPNSDSEVQSLLKRLQLTDQREHLVLLKIKADTKKKEGAALPQHVPQRCSLQFILTWCLEIRAVPKKAFLRALVDCTSDGAEKRRLQELCSRQGAAEYNRFVRDACACLLDLLLAFPSCQPPLSLLLEHLPKLQPRPYSCASSSLSHPGKLHFVFNIVEFLSSTTSVVLRRGVCTGWLATLVESVLQLNSRASHADDEKVLAPEISISPRTTNSFHLPNDLSVPIIMVGPGTGIAPFIGFLQHREKLQEQHPEGDFGVTWLFFGCRHQDRDYLFREELRHFLKHGVLTHLKVSFSRDAPVGEEGAPVKYVQDSIQLHGKEVAGLLLHQNGCIYVCGDAKNMAKDVNDTLVEIISKEAGVDKLEAMKTLATLKEEKRYLQDIWS; encoded by the exons ATGAGTAGGTTTTTGTTACTATATGCTACACAGAAAGGACAGGCAAAGGCCATAGCAGAagaaatatgtgaaaaggcagTTACACATGGATTTTCTGCAGATCTTCACTGTATTAGTGAATCAAAAAAG TATGATCTAAAAACTGAAACAGCACCTCTTGTTATGGTAGTTTCTACCACGGGCACAGGAGACCCACCTGACACAGCCCGCAAATTCGTgaaggaaataaaggacaagacgCTGCCAGTTGACTTCTTGGCTCACCTGCGGTATGGATTATTAG GTCTGGGTGATTCAGAATACACGTACTTCTGTAATGGGGGGAAAGTCATTGATAAACGACTTCAGGAGCTTGGTGCCCAGCACTTCTATGACACTGGACATGCGGATGACTGTGTGGG TTTAGAACTTGTGGTTGAGCCGTGGATTGACGGGCTCTGGGCTGCCCTCACGAAGCATTTTACGTCaagtagaggaagagagatgagtggGACTCACACAACAGTATCAGCTGCCTCCCGGGCAATGGACCCTATGAATCTGGAATTAGTGCACATCGAATCACAAGTTGAACTTCTCAGACTAGATGACTCAGGAGGAAAGGATTTTGAGGTTTTGAAACAAAATGCAATGAATGGAGTTCAATCAAGTGCTTTGATTGCAGACTTTGAGTCCTCACTTACCCATTCAAAACCTCCACTTTCCCAGGCATCTCTGAATATTCCTTCTTTACCACCAGAATATTTAGAGGTGCAGTTGCATGAATCTCTTGGCCAG GAGGAAAGCCAAGTACCTATGACTTCAGTGGGTCCAATTTTTCAAGTTCCAATTTCAAAGGCAGTTCAGCTGACTACGAATGATGCCATAAAAACCACTCTTCTGGTAGAATTGGATATTTCA AAAACAGATTATTCCTATCAGCCTGGAGATGCCTTCAATGTCATCTGTCCCAACAGTGACTCTGAGGTGCAAAGCCTGCTCAAGAGACTGCAGCTCACAGACCAAAGGGAGCACCTTGTCCTCTTGAAAATTAAAGCAGACACCAAGAAGAAAG AAGGAGCAGCCCTGCCCCAGCATGTGCCCCAGAGATGCTCTCTCCAGTTCATTCTGACCTGGTGCCTTGAAATACGAGCAGTTCCTAAAAAG GCGTTTCTGCGAGCGCTTGTGGACTGTACCAGTGACGGTGCGGAAAAGCGAAGGCTGCAGGAGCTGTGCAGCAGACAGGGGGCGGCCGAGTATAACCGTTTTGTGAGAGATGCCTGTGCCTGCTTGTTAGACCTCCTGCTCGCTTTCCCGTCCTGCCAGCCTCCGCTCAGCCTCCTGCTCG aacatCTTCCTAAGCTCCAGCCCAGACCATATTCATGTGCAAG CTCAAGCCTATCTCACCCAGGAAAACTTCACTTCGTTTTCAACATTGTGGAGTTTTTGTCCAGCACCACCTCGGTGGTTCTGCGGAGAGGCGTGTGCACAGGCTGGCTGGCCACGTTGGTTGAGTCAGTTCTTCAGCTGAACTCACGTGCATCCCATGCAGACGATGAGAAAGTCCTGGCTCCAGAG ATATCCATCTCTCCTCGGACAACAAATTCTTTCCACTTACCAAATGACCTCTCGGTCCCCATCATCATGGTGGGCCCAGGCACTGGCATAGCACCCTTCATTGGCTTTCTGCAGCATAG agAGAAGCTCCAAGAACAGCATCCTGAGGGAGACTTTGGGGTGACGTGGTTGTTTTTTGGCTGCAGACATCAGGACAGGGATTATTTATTCAG aGAAGAGCTCAGACATTTCCTAAAGCATGGAGTCCTCACTCACCTAAAGGTTTCCTTCTCAAGAGATGCTCCGGTCGGGGAGGAGGGAGCCCCCGTGAAGTATGTGCAGGACAGCATTCAGCTTCATGGCAAGGAGGTGGCCGGGCTCCTGCTTCACCAGAACGGCTGTATCTATGTGTGCGG agATGCTAAGAATATGGCCAAGGATGTCAATGATACCCTTGTGGAAATAATAAGCAAAGAGGCTGGAGTTGATAAACTAGAAGCAATGAAAACTCTGGCTaccctaaaagaagaaaaacgcTATCTTCAGGATATTTGgtcataa
- the MTRR gene encoding methionine synthase reductase isoform X2 — MSRFLLLYATQKGQAKAIAEEICEKAVTHGFSADLHCISESKKYDLKTETAPLVMVVSTTGTGDPPDTARKFVKEIKDKTLPVDFLAHLRYGLLGLGDSEYTYFCNGGKVIDKRLQELGAQHFYDTGHADDCVGLELVVEPWIDGLWAALTKHFTSSRGREMSGTHTTVSAASRAMDPMNLELVHIESQVELLRLDDSGGKDFEVLKQNAMNGVQSSALIADFESSLTHSKPPLSQASLNIPSLPPEYLEVQLHESLGQEESQVPMTSVGPIFQVPISKAVQLTTNDAIKTTLLVELDISKTDYSYQPGDAFNVICPNSDSEVQSLLKRLQLTDQREHLVLLKIKADTKKKGAALPQHVPQRCSLQFILTWCLEIRAVPKKAFLRALVDCTSDGAEKRRLQELCSRQGAAEYNRFVRDACACLLDLLLAFPSCQPPLSLLLEHLPKLQPRPYSCASSSLSHPGKLHFVFNIVEFLSSTTSVVLRRGVCTGWLATLVESVLQLNSRASHADDEKVLAPEISISPRTTNSFHLPNDLSVPIIMVGPGTGIAPFIGFLQHREKLQEQHPEGDFGVTWLFFGCRHQDRDYLFREELRHFLKHGVLTHLKVSFSRDAPVGEEGAPVKYVQDSIQLHGKEVAGLLLHQNGCIYVCGDAKNMAKDVNDTLVEIISKEAGVDKLEAMKTLATLKEEKRYLQDIWS, encoded by the exons ATGAGTAGGTTTTTGTTACTATATGCTACACAGAAAGGACAGGCAAAGGCCATAGCAGAagaaatatgtgaaaaggcagTTACACATGGATTTTCTGCAGATCTTCACTGTATTAGTGAATCAAAAAAG TATGATCTAAAAACTGAAACAGCACCTCTTGTTATGGTAGTTTCTACCACGGGCACAGGAGACCCACCTGACACAGCCCGCAAATTCGTgaaggaaataaaggacaagacgCTGCCAGTTGACTTCTTGGCTCACCTGCGGTATGGATTATTAG GTCTGGGTGATTCAGAATACACGTACTTCTGTAATGGGGGGAAAGTCATTGATAAACGACTTCAGGAGCTTGGTGCCCAGCACTTCTATGACACTGGACATGCGGATGACTGTGTGGG TTTAGAACTTGTGGTTGAGCCGTGGATTGACGGGCTCTGGGCTGCCCTCACGAAGCATTTTACGTCaagtagaggaagagagatgagtggGACTCACACAACAGTATCAGCTGCCTCCCGGGCAATGGACCCTATGAATCTGGAATTAGTGCACATCGAATCACAAGTTGAACTTCTCAGACTAGATGACTCAGGAGGAAAGGATTTTGAGGTTTTGAAACAAAATGCAATGAATGGAGTTCAATCAAGTGCTTTGATTGCAGACTTTGAGTCCTCACTTACCCATTCAAAACCTCCACTTTCCCAGGCATCTCTGAATATTCCTTCTTTACCACCAGAATATTTAGAGGTGCAGTTGCATGAATCTCTTGGCCAG GAGGAAAGCCAAGTACCTATGACTTCAGTGGGTCCAATTTTTCAAGTTCCAATTTCAAAGGCAGTTCAGCTGACTACGAATGATGCCATAAAAACCACTCTTCTGGTAGAATTGGATATTTCA AAAACAGATTATTCCTATCAGCCTGGAGATGCCTTCAATGTCATCTGTCCCAACAGTGACTCTGAGGTGCAAAGCCTGCTCAAGAGACTGCAGCTCACAGACCAAAGGGAGCACCTTGTCCTCTTGAAAATTAAAGCAGACACCAAGAAGAAAG GAGCAGCCCTGCCCCAGCATGTGCCCCAGAGATGCTCTCTCCAGTTCATTCTGACCTGGTGCCTTGAAATACGAGCAGTTCCTAAAAAG GCGTTTCTGCGAGCGCTTGTGGACTGTACCAGTGACGGTGCGGAAAAGCGAAGGCTGCAGGAGCTGTGCAGCAGACAGGGGGCGGCCGAGTATAACCGTTTTGTGAGAGATGCCTGTGCCTGCTTGTTAGACCTCCTGCTCGCTTTCCCGTCCTGCCAGCCTCCGCTCAGCCTCCTGCTCG aacatCTTCCTAAGCTCCAGCCCAGACCATATTCATGTGCAAG CTCAAGCCTATCTCACCCAGGAAAACTTCACTTCGTTTTCAACATTGTGGAGTTTTTGTCCAGCACCACCTCGGTGGTTCTGCGGAGAGGCGTGTGCACAGGCTGGCTGGCCACGTTGGTTGAGTCAGTTCTTCAGCTGAACTCACGTGCATCCCATGCAGACGATGAGAAAGTCCTGGCTCCAGAG ATATCCATCTCTCCTCGGACAACAAATTCTTTCCACTTACCAAATGACCTCTCGGTCCCCATCATCATGGTGGGCCCAGGCACTGGCATAGCACCCTTCATTGGCTTTCTGCAGCATAG agAGAAGCTCCAAGAACAGCATCCTGAGGGAGACTTTGGGGTGACGTGGTTGTTTTTTGGCTGCAGACATCAGGACAGGGATTATTTATTCAG aGAAGAGCTCAGACATTTCCTAAAGCATGGAGTCCTCACTCACCTAAAGGTTTCCTTCTCAAGAGATGCTCCGGTCGGGGAGGAGGGAGCCCCCGTGAAGTATGTGCAGGACAGCATTCAGCTTCATGGCAAGGAGGTGGCCGGGCTCCTGCTTCACCAGAACGGCTGTATCTATGTGTGCGG agATGCTAAGAATATGGCCAAGGATGTCAATGATACCCTTGTGGAAATAATAAGCAAAGAGGCTGGAGTTGATAAACTAGAAGCAATGAAAACTCTGGCTaccctaaaagaagaaaaacgcTATCTTCAGGATATTTGgtcataa